From Bacteroidota bacterium, a single genomic window includes:
- a CDS encoding CcoQ/FixQ family Cbb3-type cytochrome c oxidase assembly chaperone, whose translation MMRYIKHFFEGIAGIEIYPMISLLIFFIFFLGLGVYVLLMRKQHANYMAAVPLDLEDNDSSATTQP comes from the coding sequence ATTATGCGTTACATCAAGCATTTTTTCGAAGGTATTGCAGGGATAGAGATTTATCCGATGATCTCCTTGCTGATTTTCTTCATCTTCTTCCTCGGTTTAGGCGTCTACGTACTCCTGATGCGCAAGCAGCATGCCAACTATATGGCCGCAGTGCCGCTTGACCTGGAAGACAATGATTCATCTGCCACCACTCAACCTTGA
- the ccoN gene encoding cytochrome-c oxidase, cbb3-type subunit I, giving the protein MAVETFYYDNGIVRKFGMATVIFGIVGMLVGLLVALQLAFPALNMGIEYTSFGRLRPLHTNAIIFAFVGNGMFMGVYYSLQRLLKARMFSDLLSNIHFWGWQFIILCAAISLPLGFTTGKEYAELEWPIDIMITLVWVVFGINMFGTMIKRRERHLYVAIWFYVATWVAIAVLHIVNSMEYPVSLTKSYSMYAGVQDALVQWWYGHNAVAFFLTTPILGLMYYFLPKAAGRPVYSYKLSIVHFWSLVFLYIWAGPHHLLYTSLPDWAQSLGTVFSIMLIAPSWGGMINGLLTLRGSWDKVRQEPVLKFFVVAVTCYGMATFEGPMLSLKNVTAIAHFTDWIVAHVHVGGLGWNGFMTFGILYWLVPRLWNTKLHSTKLATAHFWIGTMGIVVYAVPMYIAGIVQGLMWKQFDGNGFLEHPNFLETVTQIVPMYMLRSLGGLLYLIGALLMVYNLIKTIKSGTFLKEEKAEAPALDKGAHSDTYWHRWIERKPVQMLVLTLLLLLVGTFIELIPTFLVKSNVPTIASVKPYTPLELEGRDLYIREGCYLCHSQMVRPFRNEELRYQGEYSKAGEYVYDHPFQWGSKRTGPDLHRVGGRWGDDWHYRHMIDPRSVSPGSIMPAYAHMGEKELDISLTATKLKAMQAMGVPYSDSLIANADAVLHNQALEIQASLEKSKIKTSETKEIIAMIAYLQRLGKDIKVKPVVLAPVAETAPAAPAAVPAPADSSAVNPQ; this is encoded by the coding sequence ATGGCGGTAGAAACATTTTATTACGACAACGGGATTGTCCGAAAATTCGGCATGGCCACGGTCATTTTTGGGATCGTGGGGATGCTGGTCGGACTCCTAGTGGCCTTACAATTGGCCTTTCCTGCTCTGAATATGGGCATCGAGTACACCTCTTTTGGCCGTTTACGGCCTTTGCACACCAATGCGATCATTTTTGCATTTGTGGGCAACGGGATGTTCATGGGTGTTTATTATTCTCTCCAACGCCTCCTCAAGGCGAGGATGTTCAGTGATTTGCTGAGCAACATTCACTTCTGGGGTTGGCAATTCATCATTCTATGTGCAGCGATTTCCTTGCCGCTCGGTTTTACGACTGGAAAGGAATATGCTGAATTGGAGTGGCCGATCGACATCATGATCACTTTGGTCTGGGTGGTGTTTGGCATCAACATGTTTGGGACGATGATCAAGCGCCGTGAGCGCCACCTGTATGTGGCCATCTGGTTCTACGTCGCAACTTGGGTTGCAATCGCAGTATTGCACATTGTCAACTCCATGGAGTACCCTGTGTCGCTGACCAAAAGCTACTCCATGTATGCCGGCGTTCAAGATGCCTTGGTGCAATGGTGGTATGGTCACAATGCTGTGGCATTCTTCCTTACCACACCGATTTTGGGTTTGATGTACTACTTTTTGCCCAAGGCTGCGGGTCGTCCTGTCTATTCCTATAAACTTTCGATCGTACACTTTTGGTCATTGGTTTTCCTTTATATCTGGGCGGGTCCTCACCACTTGCTCTATACCTCCCTTCCAGACTGGGCCCAGTCTCTGGGAACCGTATTTTCGATCATGCTTATCGCACCAAGCTGGGGTGGTATGATCAACGGTTTGCTCACCTTGCGCGGTTCTTGGGACAAAGTGCGTCAAGAGCCCGTGTTGAAGTTTTTTGTGGTCGCAGTGACCTGCTACGGCATGGCGACATTCGAAGGGCCGATGCTCTCCTTGAAAAACGTCACTGCCATTGCCCACTTTACCGACTGGATTGTTGCCCACGTGCACGTCGGTGGCTTGGGTTGGAACGGCTTCATGACCTTCGGTATTCTCTATTGGCTCGTACCAAGACTCTGGAATACCAAACTCCATAGCACCAAACTTGCCACCGCCCACTTCTGGATCGGAACCATGGGTATCGTCGTCTATGCCGTGCCGATGTACATCGCAGGTATCGTGCAGGGTTTGATGTGGAAGCAATTTGACGGCAACGGCTTTTTGGAGCATCCCAATTTCTTGGAAACCGTGACCCAAATTGTACCGATGTACATGCTGCGTTCGTTAGGAGGTTTGCTCTACCTCATCGGGGCATTGCTAATGGTCTATAACTTGATCAAAACCATCAAGTCTGGCACATTCTTGAAAGAAGAGAAAGCTGAAGCGCCAGCCTTGGACAAGGGAGCGCATTCCGATACCTATTGGCACCGCTGGATCGAGCGCAAGCCAGTTCAGATGCTTGTTTTGACCTTGCTTTTGCTCCTCGTGGGGACTTTTATTGAATTGATCCCGACATTCTTGGTCAAGAGCAATGTTCCGACCATTGCGAGTGTAAAGCCTTATACACCGCTCGAATTGGAGGGTCGTGACCTTTACATCCGTGAAGGTTGTTACCTCTGTCACTCACAAATGGTACGTCCCTTCAGAAACGAGGAGTTGCGCTACCAAGGCGAATATTCCAAGGCTGGCGAATATGTTTATGACCATCCTTTCCAATGGGGATCCAAGCGTACCGGTCCGGATTTGCACCGCGTCGGTGGCCGTTGGGGAGATGACTGGCATTATCGCCACATGATTGACCCGCGTTCGGTATCTCCGGGTTCTATCATGCCGGCTTATGCACATATGGGCGAAAAAGAGCTTGACATCAGCTTGACAGCTACAAAGCTCAAAGCCATGCAGGCCATGGGAGTGCCTTACAGCGATAGCCTCATTGCCAATGCAGACGCGGTCCTGCACAATCAGGCACTGGAAATCCAGGCTAGCTTGGAGAAATCCAAGATCAAAACCTCGGAGACCAAGGAAATCATTGCCATGATTGCCTACCTGCAAAGATTGGGCAAAGACATCAAGGTAAAACCTGTGGTGCTTGCGCCGGTTGCCGAAACTGCTCCTGCCGCCCCCGCAGCAGTGCCTGCACCAGCTGATTCATCCGCAGTAAACCCACAATAA
- a CDS encoding c-type cytochrome, with amino-acid sequence MKTIVQFLSRHFRAILSGAFFMLASVSLFAAEKPPVRLEESFLGEIRILIYILVIIALLIGYIATVLTVKDSSHLSIKYIWDGIVGRNAPDPETDHEYDGIRELDNPMPAWLRFIFIGSIIFAVVYMVHYEFLGTGPTSKEEYELEMATAAETYKSVELPDDQLILVTDPGRLTAAEAVFVENCATCHRKDMGGESGPNLTDEFWLHGGEIKNLYATITNGVPGKSMISWKDRIPSQERLAIASYILSKQGSKPANPRAPEGVVAGAEPAQVAVDSAANDTAVTQPQ; translated from the coding sequence ATGAAAACGATAGTTCAATTTCTTTCGCGGCATTTCAGGGCAATATTGAGCGGTGCCTTCTTCATGCTGGCTTCCGTTTCGCTCTTCGCAGCCGAAAAACCTCCGGTGAGACTGGAGGAGAGTTTCTTGGGTGAAATCAGGATTCTGATTTACATCTTGGTGATTATTGCCTTGCTCATCGGCTATATCGCCACCGTCTTGACGGTGAAAGATTCGAGCCACCTGTCCATCAAATATATTTGGGACGGAATCGTCGGTCGAAATGCGCCTGACCCTGAAACCGACCATGAATACGATGGTATTCGCGAGTTGGACAATCCCATGCCGGCATGGTTGCGGTTCATCTTTATCGGATCCATTATTTTCGCAGTGGTTTATATGGTGCACTATGAATTCCTTGGCACGGGACCGACCAGTAAAGAGGAATATGAGCTCGAAATGGCAACTGCTGCTGAAACTTACAAGAGCGTGGAATTGCCAGATGATCAGTTGATTCTGGTTACAGATCCAGGTCGATTGACCGCCGCCGAGGCCGTGTTTGTTGAGAATTGCGCGACCTGTCACCGTAAGGATATGGGTGGAGAATCGGGCCCCAATCTCACTGACGAATTCTGGCTTCATGGTGGTGAAATCAAGAATCTTTATGCCACAATCACCAATGGTGTCCCGGGCAAATCGATGATTTCTTGGAAGGATCGGATCCCTTCCCAAGAGCGTCTCGCAATTGCGAGCTATATTCTGTCAAAGCAAGGTTCCAAACCCGCCAATCCACGTGCACCTGAGGGTGTTGTGGCAGGTGCCGAACCAGCTCAAGTAGCAGTAGATTCTGCTGCCAATGATACCGCGGTTACACAACCGCAATAA
- the ccoS gene encoding cbb3-type cytochrome oxidase assembly protein CcoS has protein sequence MTIFYLLIGCSIAMALVFLVGFLWSIRSGQYDDTYTPSVRMLFEPGELQQKDQKTPTLTDAAPTNLEPSQPQA, from the coding sequence ATGACCATCTTCTATTTATTAATCGGCTGCAGCATCGCGATGGCATTGGTTTTCTTGGTGGGTTTCCTTTGGTCCATCCGCTCCGGTCAGTACGACGATACCTACACCCCATCGGTGAGAATGTTGTTTGAGCCTGGCGAATTGCAACAAAAAGACCAAAAGACGCCAACTCTGACAGATGCCGCACCTACAAACCTTGAGCCAAGTCAGCCGCAAGCCTGA